CAAGTAGCACCGTCTTCGTACATCTTGTCAACGTCAGGAATCGGGCCGTTTTCGCTGAGGGAGATAATCTTGTTGGTGCCAGCCTTGTTTGTGAGGTCGATAAATGCGGAGCTGTTGCTCTGGTGATCGTTGGCTGCATTGTAAATGTCGACGCTCAACACGTCATAGTAGGTTTCGCCCGGAGTCCAAGACATCGTAGCGGCATCCTTCGGATTGAAGTCCCAAATGAGGTTGTTGACGCCATTCGTGAACACCATGCGTTCGTAGAGCAACTGGTAGAGGGCTGCGAACTGCTTGCCTGTGTGGGTGCTCCACCAGAACCAGTTGCCACCGGATTCATGGAGCGGACGGAAGATGGCGGCGACGCCTTCTTTCTGGAGGTCAAGGAAAATCTTAGAAACGAGATCGATGTCAGCAACGAGTGCCTTGTAAGCGGTCGAAACGGTATCCCAGTTGGTCGTGCCGGTCACGAAAGCTTCGGTGAAGTCGAATTCGGTGTAATTGTCGTTTGCGCCTTTCACATAGAAGTTCTCTTCGTCACCTGGACGCCAGTGCCATGTGAATGCCGGAATGCCGCCCTTCTTCCAAGTGCTCTTGGCGATATCGATGGCCTTTTCGGTGTATTCCTGGAACCAGCTGTTGTTTTTGCTTGCGCCGGTGGCGTTCATCAGGTCGACTCCAACGAGTGCGGGGTACTTGCCGCCGGCCTTGAATACGGCCTGAACGTCTTCGTGCAGGGTGGCGTCACCCTTGGTGTAGGCATCCATGTTACCGGTCATCACGCCGGAAATAGTCTTCTTGCCAAAGTTGTTGACAAGGAAGTTGTAGAGCTTGATGGCAGACGGGGTGGCGGTCTTTGTCACCGGGGCGTTGCAGAGGTTGAACGCTTTAGCTTCGTAACCCTTGACTTCGATGTAGTCGAGGTCAATCCAGCCCCAGCTATTGGTGATGGCGATAGTGTTCTCACCGGCAGCGAGGTTCATGACCGTTTCGATATCGGCAAATTTGCCCTTGTCGGTCACATCGAACGTCACTGCAGAGGAGGCTCCGCCGACTTCGACGTTGTTAATCTTGGATCCACCGTAATTGTTCATGTAGTGGAGAACGATGGTGTATTTGCCTGCTTTTTCGACTGTCACCTTGGAAAAAGTGATGTCGCCGCCGTTCATCTTGACGTATTTACCGCCGGAAGCTTCGGTGCTAGAGGCAACGGCTGCGTCTTTGGTGATGGCTGCGTTTTCGGCTTCATACGGGGCCGCGAAGGCGGTGCAGGCGACTGAAAGGCCACATGCGAGGAAAACTTTCTTAAAATCCATGTTCTCTCCTTAAGATACGTGTTCTCAAAATATATTGAAAAAAGCAAAAATGCAATAGCATTTTTGCTTGAAAGGAAAAAATATGTTTACGGGCATTTTTAGGTGCCTTTTTAGCCCGTTTTTAGCGTTTTTGGAACTTTGCTCCGAAAACGAACGTGCGGCTTTCGCTTGGCTTGATGACGATTAAATCGCGGTGATGGTTTAAAGTATCGGGCTCCGCGGTCATCGGCTCGATAGCGATGCTCGTGCGGTCAGGCGGTGTGTAAATTTGAATGGCGTTATATTGTTCTTTGCCGGCCTTTTGCCAAATCTGGAGGGATTTTGTGTCGCTTTTGAGTTCTACGGTGACTAGAATGTTCTCAAAATTTTTCTTGTTTTTGAGAACGTAGGGGCCTTCGCCCTGGTTTAAGCAGAAACAGTCGTTGATGAACTCGTCATTGATGAGCCTACCGCCCACGAAACGGGTGTCCGGCTTGAATTCGCCCGTCGGAATGTCAGCCTTGTCGAGAATCGCGAGGTTTGATTCCGGGAGGGTCATCTGGAGTCCGTTGATTTTTTCACCGAGCGAGTAATAGGGGTGCCAGCCTTCGGAATAGGGAAGGTCTCCCTTGCCGATGTTCGTGACGGTCGATTCGACGGTGTAGCTTTCGCCTGTGAACGTAACCTTGTTGACCGCGCGGAAGGGGAACGGGAACCCGGTAAATGCACCTGGCCAGTCGATACCGAATGTTGCGACGCATTTTTCGCTATCGCTTTCGAAGCTCAGGAGGTTCCATTCCTTGTTCTGCAAAAAGCCGTGGAGGGCGTGCGGTGCCCAGCTCACATTGTTGACGAGCTGGTAATCGTTGCCGTTCCAGTTGAATTTGGCGTATGCCACGCGTCCCGGGAACGGGGTAAGTCTGCAACCCGCGTTTGTGTCGGGGCCCATCTTGAAAATGTCATCGCCTTCGCGGTAGCCAAAAAGGAGGTCTTGGAGCTTGCCGTTATTGTCGGGGATGCGCCAAGCGTTGAGTCCAGCGCCGTATCCGCTCAAAATTTCAAATTCAGCGCCGTCGTCACGCTGCAAAACGAAGCACTGCACAGTGCCCAAAGGACGGGAAATAAGTTTGAAGTTGCTCATGTTTTTAATTTAGCAATTACTATCTTTGCTATTATGGATTCTCAGACGATTGTTGCTCCGATGACGCCTGCGGGCGTGAGTGCCGTTGCCGCTATCCGCGTGAGCGGCTCGAAGGTGCGCGAAGTGGTGCGCCTTCTGTTCGGTGAATCGGCAATCAAGAATTTGAAGCCTCGCGAAGCTAAACTTGCGACCGCTAGGGATTACCGTACGATGGTCGGCGAAGACCGCGCAACAGCATTGGTCATCGATAGCCTCCTCTACATCTTTTTTGAAGGTCCGAATTCCTATACCGGCGAAGATGTGCTGGAACTTTACCCGCACGGAAACCCGATTATCGTTCGTGAACTGATTCAGGTCATCAAAAGTGTCGATGGCGTGCGCTTGGCAGAGCCGGGCGAATACACGCGCCGTGCTTTCTTGAACGGTCGTATGGACTTAGTGCAGGCAGAATCTGTCGCCGATGTGATCCACAGCGCTAACCGTGATGAACTCAAGAACGCCCATCGCTTGCTCGGCGGTGCGCTCTCGAAAAAAGTCAAGACGCTCACGGAACAGGTCATGGATATCTCGGCTCGCCTCGAATTGGATGTCGATTTCTCCGAAGAAGAAGCCGACCCGGATTATGCGACCTGGGGCGTGAAAATCTCTGCGATTCGCGAAAGCGTAGAATCCATTTTGAAAAGTTTTAAGGGCAAGGCGGCGGTCAGCCGTTTGCCGCTTGCTGTTTTGTACGGCGCTCCAAATGCGGGCAAGTCGAGCCTCGTGAATGCGCTCCTCGGCGAAGACCGAATCCTCGTGAGTAACATCCCTGGCACGACCCGTGACTTTGTCGAAGTCCGCTTGTTCTTGGATGGGGGTGAAATCCGTTTGGTCGATACCGCTGGTATCGCGGACAAGGCGACCGATGCTCTCGATGCGCTTAGCATGGAAAAGAGCAAGGAAATCCTCGCCGAAGCGGACATGAAGATTCTGGTCCTCGACGGATCGGACATGTGCGGCGCATCTTGTTATTCAGAGAATATAAAACCGGATTTTGTCGTCGTTTCAAAGTCGGACTTGGGCGCGTCTCGTCAGGGCGGAAATCTCTGTATCTCCTCCAAAACAGGTGAGGGACTCGCGGAACTCAAACGCGCGATGAACGCTGTCCTTTTTAAGAAAACTGAAAATTCCGAAGACCTCTGGATTACGAGCGAGCGTGAAAAGACCTGCCTCGAAGAAGCTCTTGCTGGCATCGACCGTGCGCTGAACCTTATCCGTACCAATCCGGCGGTGGAACTTTTGGCTTTCGAAATGCAACTGGTGCGCCGTTCGCTTCAGAGCATAACGGGCGAAATCTCGTCCGAAGACGTTTTACAACAAATATTTGCGGGGTTCTGCATTGGGAAATAGTTACGTTGGTCTTGTCCTTGCCGTCTTTGCGTTCGGCACTTACATGGTCCCTCTCAAGGCTTGGTCCAAGTTCTCGTCATGGGCATACCTCTCTTGCATGGCCTTGGGCATGTTCGTTGGTCAGCTTTGCATTTCGTTTGCGACGGACTCGTTCCGCCTTTTGCCGGTGGGTCTCCTTTGCGGGTTCCTTTGGGTTTGCGCAGGCGCGTTCTGCTTTTGGGCGGTCAAGGCCGAACAGGACTTGACGGGTGCGGGTGTCCGCTCGATGGGCGTGAGCATCCTTGCCTCGTTTGTGACGGGCGTGCTCATTTTCTCGGAATCGACCTTGCTTTATTTCTCGATCCCGGCAATCCTTCTTTTGCTTTTTGGTTTAAGTAAGCTTGCTCCTCCTCAGGGCAACGTCTTTAGAAATTGGCGCTCGCTTTTGGGCGGTCTCATTTTTGGACTTTTCCTCATTCCGTACAAGCTTGCTAATGTTCCCATACTCGAATTTATGGGCTCGTTCGCCCTGGGAATTTTTGTATCCGCAGAACTTTTAGTCGCAATTTTGAGTATAAAGCGCCGTGCGCTTTTTGAATACGGACTTGCCCCGTCTGTGGCATCCATGTTTATGGGTGTCCTCTGGGTCATTGGGCAACATGGCTGTTTCTGGGCCATCGATTCCAAGGGTGCTTTGGGCTATGCCGTTGGCTATCCGCTTACGCAGTTAAACCTTTTGGTGAACTTGCTTTGGGGGGTGGTTGTTTTCCACGAGTACCCGACAAAACCGGAGCGAATTAAGCTTGCCATTGCGGTTTCTGTCATTATTTGCGGTGGCGCCTTGCTTGCATTGTCAAAAATGTAAGAGACTGTAACTTTTTGTAGCGGTTTTTGGCTGTTGTTGGCGTTCTGTCAACGGAAAACATGTAAAAAACACATTGCTTTTTTGCACATCCCCGATTCAGAATATATGTTTATAGTATGAGTTGGTGGAAGTGTATATTGATTGGGTCTTTAATGGGTTCCGCGTCTGCGTGGGCCATTAATGCTGCACCCTTTTTAATCAATTCTACACAACCAGATGGTTCCGTGGTGCAAATCCGGAAAGTCGGAAACGAACATTTTAACTATACGCTTACAGGCGAAGATAGCGTGCTCGTTGTTCGCGATTCTCTCGGTTATTGGAACTATGCCGATGAACACGGAAAAAAGACGGGAATGAGGGTCCATGCCAAGTCTAAGCGCGGCACGAAAGAGAAAAACTTCCTCAAAAAACGCAATTCCCGCCAAATTCTTGAAAAATTCCGCGAAAAGCGCTTGAAACAGCTCCGTGAACAGCAGGCTGATACTTCTTTATCGCCAATGATGCTCCAGTCTTCTAGTACGTCACCCCAAATGGCTAATGAATGGGGCGGCTGGGGTTGGGGTGGTTGGACTCAGCCCGAAGACCCTGTGCAAAATACCAACTGGCCAAAGCAGCCTACTTTGAATACCGTTCAAAAGGAAGGTGATGTTCGCGGGCTCGTTGTACTTGTCCAGTTTAGCGATATTAAGTTCAAACGCGATAACGCCCAGGAAGAGTATTTGAATTACCTCAATCAGGAAGGGTATTCAAATTACGGCATGGTCGGTAGCGCTCGAGACTTTTTTATAAAGAACTCGAGTGGCAAGTATCGTCCGACTTTTGATGTCGCAGGCCCGATTACGCTTAAGGGGACTCGTGATTCGTACGGTTCTCTAGTTGATTCGAGAAATATAGCCGCAGGTGCGGTCAAGGCTGTTAAAGAGGCCATGGATTCTCTCGTCGCCCAAAACGTAGATTTTTCGCCGTACGATAGCGATGGGGACCATGTTGTCGATTTTGTCTACATGATTTATGCCGGAGTCGGCTCTGCCGATACGGATGTTCAGTCCGCTATTTGGCCGCATTCCTATAATGCGCCCAAGCGCCTTACCCGTAACTATTCCATGGACCGCTATGCCTGTTCTTCAGAAATTGACGGTCAGGCGTATATGCGTCGTAAATCCACGGATGCCCTGAGTGGTATTGGTACGTTCTGCCATGAATTCAGCCATGTGCTTGGGCTTATGGACCATTACGATGTTACCTATAGTGGTACGGGAACAAAGCCTTTCTATACGCCGGGACGATGGGACTTGATGGATGCAGGGTCTTATGACTGTCCGACAAATAAATACAATACAACCTCTTGCTCTCCTGCGAATATGTCGGCGTTTGAAAGGTATAGCCTTGGTTGGCTAGAACCGCGTCGCTTGGAAATTTCGGATACGACATTTGTATTAAAGTCCATTTTGGAAAATGATGGTCTTGTTCTGACATCCGATAACGATAATGAATATTATTTTGTCGATTTCCGTTTGCAAGAGAATTTTGATAAGGGTCTCCCGAATCAAGGCTTGCTTATTTGGCATATAAACTATAATCGGTATAACTGGATGGCGAATGAGGTGAATTCGCATGATCCAATGGGTGTTGATTTGGTCGAGGCTGATGGTAGGGCTGACTCTTATACGGTGTCGTCGGATGCATTCCCGACAAACCGAGTCAATAGCTTTAACGGCTTTGTGAAATCGAATGGCGATAGCCTGGGCCTTGAAATTTACGATATCCAGATTGTGGATGACCATGTGGAATTCAAGACTCGTGGAAAGCGTGTTTCTCCAGTGCCAGAAAGTTCGTCTAGCTCCGCTAAAGTCTCGTCGTCAAGCAAGGCGGAATCCTCTTCGAGCGTGAAGGATACTTTGTCTGTGCAGAATGTTTCGTCTTCGAGCCAGGTTTCCTCTGTGTTGGGCTCGAGCAGTTCTGCATATCATTCAAAGAATTCCGCCGAAAGCTCGTCTTCGGAAGAACCTATGATTCTGTCAAAACAGCCTGTATCCGCAGCGGCTCACTTGTCTGTGGTGAATGGCTCCTTGATGGTCAATACAAAAATTGCCGGGCGTAAGACGGTCAATCTCTTTGATATGAACGGAACGCTCCTTATGACAAAATCGTTTAGCGAAGAATCCTGTGAAATTCGTATGGGTTCAACGCGTGGTAAAGCGGTTGCGATTGTGACACTTGAACACGACGGGCGCGTGATAAAGTCATACAAAGTTCGAATGAACTGATTTCCTTTTTATAGAAAATATCTAAATTGTCTAGCATGAGAAAACTTTTTGCTAGAATTGCTATGAGCTGCGCGCTTGTCCCGGCACTGTTGGCGGGGACATCTAAGGCCGCGGTAAATTTGCCCGTGCATAAGGAAGTCCTTGACAATGGACTCACGGTGCTTTTGTACCCCAACAAGCAAGCCCCGACGGTGAGCTTCCGCTTGTTTTACGTGACTGGTTCTGTCCATGAAGTCCCCGGCAAGTCGGGTCTCGCTCACATTCTGGAACACGAACTCTTCAAGGGCACAAAGAAGGTCGGCATTTCCGATAGCATTGCCGATGCTAGGTTCATGGCAACGCAAGATTCTTTGCAGGCTTTAATCCGTTCGGCAAGAATTGCTGATGATACCGCCCTCGTGAAAAAGCTTTCTGCGGAACACGATTCCGTGCTGAACGAACACCGCAAAATCTTTGTCAAGGATGAACTGTGGGGCGCCTACCAGGCTGCCGGTGGCACTGGCCTCAATGCCTTTACAAGCGACTTGCTGACCGCATATACGGTGACACTCCCCAAGAACAAGATTGAATTGTTCCTGTGGCTCGAATCTGACCGTATGCAAAATGCAGTGCTCCGCGAGTTCTATTCTGAACGCTCTGTGGTGCGTGAAGAACGCCGCATGCGTTATGATGATCGCCCGACAGGCCGTTTCTATGAAACGCTCAATTCTATGATTTACGAGGCTTTCCCGTACCGCGTGCCGACTATCGGCTGGCCAAGCGATATCGAAAACTTGACTCGTGAACAGGCCGAAGAACATTACCGCAAGTATTACAAGCCGCGCAACGCAATTCTTGTGATGGCTGGTGATTTGGACACGCTTGAAACGATGAAGGCTGTCAAGAAGTATTTTGCCCCGATTCCGGCTGGCGAGGCTTTCCCTCCGCTTACTGTGCGTGATCCGGAACAGGCTGGCGAAAAGCGTTTGACCGTCAAGCGTAAGGATGCTCCGAACCTTTACACGCTCGTCTTCAAGACTCCCGCTGTGGGCGATAGCACGCTCTATGCGCTCGACATTGCCGAAGGCGTTTTGAACGGACGTTCTGGCCGCCTTTACAAGCGCCTCGTTGAAGAAGAAAAACTTGCCGTTGGCGTGAGCGCAAGCAACAGCCCGAACAAGTACATCTCTGAATTCTCCGTCCGTGTGAATCTCCGCCCCAACGCCAACCGCGAAAAGGTCGAGAAAATCGTCTGGGAAGAACTTGAAAAGCTGAAGTCTGAACAGGTCAGCGAACGTGAATTCCAGAAGGTCAAGAATCGCGCCTATGCAGGACTCGTCCGTAGCTTGACCGATATGGAAAATGTGGCGACCATGCTTGGCTGGTACGAAGTCTATGGCGACTACCGCATCTTCATCAATTGGGCTGATAATTTGGACAAGGTAAATGTTTCCGACGTGCAGAACGTTGCAAAGAAAACATTTGTCCGTGAAAAGTCCACCGCCGGCTTCCTCGTGAAAGAATAAAACGAGAAGCGAAGGAATCCCTTTGCAAAACGAGCGACGCTGACGCGCCGCTCTGTTTTTGAATTGCGGTTGAACCCTTACACCCCTTCGATGGCTTCAATCTGCTTGCTGAGTTCGCTTGCTTGCAGAGAATCTTCGTTGTAGATGGCGTTGATTCGCTTGCAGCTGAGTTCGAGCAGATTGCGGGCCTCGATGGAATCGCTTTGCTTGCGGAGTTCGCGCAGAGCCTTGTCGATTCTCTTGACGTCCTTCTGGTCGGGGTAACCCTTCATAAAGGCGTAGAAAAGCTGGATTTGCGTGTCGTATTCGCTGTCGGATTCGCAGGCGAGCAAGAACGGGATGACGCGCACGTTGAGGAGCTTCGAGAGGTCGCCCATGAATGTGTTGAGCGTGAGACCCTTCGGGAAGAGCTCTTCTGTGTCTTTCTGGATATCTTCGGTGTTCACGAAATCGCCCTCTTCGAACTGCAAGAGCATTTCGTTGAGCATATCCATTTCGTTGCGCTTAGCTTGTTCGCGATACTTTGCCTGGTAATAAATCGGGAGCGTCGTGAGGCAGTAATGCGCCTGGTTTGCACCGATAAATTCACCGATGTAGTAGATGTCGGCGTCTTCCTTGAGAATGTCTTCTTCGTTGTTGAAGTTTCCGATGCGGGCGGGTATGGGGATCACTTCCATGTTCGAAAGCTCATGGAGGCGTTCGCGCATGGCGTCAACGTCCAAATTCTCGGGGAGTTCCACACCGTTTTCTTCCATCGTCTTGAGAAAGTTGTTGAACTTTGCATCGACAGCGCGGTTGACTTCTCTTCTGCTTGGCTTGTGTTCGAACTGACGAAAATCGCCTTCTAACGTTAAAAGCCCGTTTTTGATCATGTCGTCAAACGGCGTTTCGTTGGGTTCGGCGTCGGGGGAGGGCAAAATGCGCGCATAGGCAATCATTCTGCCGCACAGTTGTTCGTCATTTCCTTTTTTCTGTTCGATTCCAAGCATGCCCTAAAATTAACAAAATCTAACGGACTTGGACCATTTTTTGTTTGCTGTAACCTTGCGCAGAGGTCTTTACGACATAGATTCCGGGGGAAAGGCCTGTCAAATCAGCGTTTCCTTTTGTGTAGCGCACGAGCTTTCCGTTCGTATCGTAGATACGTGATTCGGTTACTGTTGCGTTTACGCGGGTGATTTTTGCGATAGCGACGCTTCCTTTGTCCACGTCTTTTTCGGTAAGCTTGATTTGGTCGAGGTTCGGACCGTCATTGCCGTCAACGATGGAGAACGTGATGTAGCTTGCGCCTTTGGGGAGTGTAATGGTCGCTTCTTTTGTCTGGTATGTGGTCCATTTGTCGGTGGCTTCGAACGAAATGACATCGGCGCCTTTGCATCCGTCAACGCCTGCGGTGCATGTGCCGGGGGCAGCGAAGGCGAGGTTGCGTGTTTTGCCGCTGCCATTTGCGTATGTCATTTCCATCGTGTATTCGCCGGGGTATTCTACATAGACCGGAATTTGGACGGTTGATTTCCCGGTGCCGAAGTTAATGTAGCCGGTGCCTGCAAAACCTGCGTTTGTACTTTCGTTGATGGCGTTATCGATGATGCCGTCTTCGGCCTGGAAGGTGTCTGTGCCCTTGGCTTCAAAGATGGCGCCGAGTTCGATGTCCTTGGTCGTTGTTGTTTTCCAAGTGCTTTCGCTGCCGGCATCGCTTGCGCTTTTGCCTGTCCAGCCTGCGAATTTCCAACCGCTTGCGGGTTCTGCGGTGAATGTGACTGCGGTGCCTTCGGCGATTTTTTCACGATTCGGGGAGGCGATAACGGAGCCGCCAATAGAAGAATTGATTGTTAAGTTGTAGTAAGTGACATTTGCTTCGAGGACGGTAATTTCGTTGGAGCTTGCGCCGAGACCGCCCATGGAATTTGCTGCACGGACCGTAACTTTGGAGCCTGCGGCAATGCCTCCAACATCAATGGAATTTGTCGTGGTGTTGCTGTGGTATTTGCCGTTTACAAAGATGGCCCAACAAATGGCGTTGTCGTCATCGTTCCAGATGAGGTTGGCGCCTTCCTGCGAAATCTTCGGGGCGGAAACTTGTACTGTGAGTTTGTTCGGTTCCCAGTTATCGCTACCGCCCAAGACGTTTTTCAATGTATATTTCGCGGCATCGTTTGCATTCCACACGGTCTTGAGTGTTGTTGCTGTCGATGCGTCTTTGCCTCCGTTAAAATACGTTTTACGTTGACTTGTGTTGATTGCACCGCCGCTCCCGTTCTTGCTGTTGTATTCGCCGAAAATTACGGGGGCAGAATTCATGTCGGGACCCCAGCCTTCGGCTTTGGGTTCTGCGCGCATGATGGTGTTCAACCAGACTACTTTTGCGCGACCCCAGGAACGTCCGAGGTAGAATGTCTTGTTGAAACTGGAATTGCTGACTTCGATAATGGCGTTGTTAAAGACGTAACCCCAGGTGTCTGGGTTTTGCGATGCCGTAATGTAGCCCCCGTTACGCGTCATCACGAGTTTGGTGCCTTCAAAGAATACGTCGCCGCCACCGCAGATAAAGTCTACAGTGCCGTCAATTTCGCCACCTTCCCAATAGGTGCGCCCTTTCTTGGTGTAGTACGTATCTTGACCGCTCAAGAGGCGTACGTTTTTATAGATGAACTTGTCACCTGCGTTTTGCTGCAGTGCAACTTGGCGTGCAGCGCTGCCAGAGTTATAGGTGCCTCTGTTTTGCAGGGTGATGTCCTGCATGTACATGTTTTTGTTGCTAGGGAAGTACAGCGTTGCCGTTGTGCTGATGCCTTCGGTATCTGTTGTGTTCCAAATAATCGTTTTGTCAACGGACTCGCCGATAATGGAAATGTTCGAGCCGCTGAACGTCGATTTGCCGTGTTCGTCACCGGTAACCTTGGTGATGTTGTATTCACCATTCGGCACAAAGAGTATGAACCGCTTGGATTCGGTTGCGCCTGAAGAAGATGCTTTGGCGATAGCCGCCTTGAAGTCGCCATCGACGCCCAAGACAAAGTCGAACCCGTGCTTCGTAATTGCGGAAGCGCTCACCGCCATTGCAAGCGGCATACAAATTGCAAACCTGTAAACCCAACTATTTAACATATTACCTCATCTTCCCATTCACGCGGAACGTGTTGATGCCACGCTTAAAGTAAGCCCCTGCGCTATTATTGTTGCCGCCAAAGTCCACAAAGTAGCGGTTGTCCTGCTGGGCTTTGCGGATGGCGCGTATTGCTTCAATGGATGAGCGTGGTACTTCAACTTCGCCAACTTTCAAATCATCGTTCATCCAGCCGATGTAATCGATGTTCGCCAT
This genomic window from Fibrobacter sp. UWB2 contains:
- a CDS encoding M6 family metalloprotease domain-containing protein: MIGSLMGSASAWAINAAPFLINSTQPDGSVVQIRKVGNEHFNYTLTGEDSVLVVRDSLGYWNYADEHGKKTGMRVHAKSKRGTKEKNFLKKRNSRQILEKFREKRLKQLREQQADTSLSPMMLQSSSTSPQMANEWGGWGWGGWTQPEDPVQNTNWPKQPTLNTVQKEGDVRGLVVLVQFSDIKFKRDNAQEEYLNYLNQEGYSNYGMVGSARDFFIKNSSGKYRPTFDVAGPITLKGTRDSYGSLVDSRNIAAGAVKAVKEAMDSLVAQNVDFSPYDSDGDHVVDFVYMIYAGVGSADTDVQSAIWPHSYNAPKRLTRNYSMDRYACSSEIDGQAYMRRKSTDALSGIGTFCHEFSHVLGLMDHYDVTYSGTGTKPFYTPGRWDLMDAGSYDCPTNKYNTTSCSPANMSAFERYSLGWLEPRRLEISDTTFVLKSILENDGLVLTSDNDNEYYFVDFRLQENFDKGLPNQGLLIWHINYNRYNWMANEVNSHDPMGVDLVEADGRADSYTVSSDAFPTNRVNSFNGFVKSNGDSLGLEIYDIQIVDDHVEFKTRGKRVSPVPESSSSSAKVSSSSKAESSSSVKDTLSVQNVSSSSQVSSVLGSSSSAYHSKNSAESSSSEEPMILSKQPVSAAAHLSVVNGSLMVNTKIAGRKTVNLFDMNGTLLMTKSFSEESCEIRMGSTRGKAVAIVTLEHDGRVIKSYKVRMN
- a CDS encoding pectinesterase family protein, with the translated sequence MLNSWVYRFAICMPLAMAVSASAITKHGFDFVLGVDGDFKAAIAKASSSGATESKRFILFVPNGEYNITKVTGDEHGKSTFSGSNISIIGESVDKTIIWNTTDTEGISTTATLYFPSNKNMYMQDITLQNRGTYNSGSAARQVALQQNAGDKFIYKNVRLLSGQDTYYTKKGRTYWEGGEIDGTVDFICGGGDVFFEGTKLVMTRNGGYITASQNPDTWGYVFNNAIIEVSNSSFNKTFYLGRSWGRAKVVWLNTIMRAEPKAEGWGPDMNSAPVIFGEYNSKNGSGGAINTSQRKTYFNGGKDASTATTLKTVWNANDAAKYTLKNVLGGSDNWEPNKLTVQVSAPKISQEGANLIWNDDDNAICWAIFVNGKYHSNTTTNSIDVGGIAAGSKVTVRAANSMGGLGASSNEITVLEANVTYYNLTINSSIGGSVIASPNREKIAEGTAVTFTAEPASGWKFAGWTGKSASDAGSESTWKTTTTKDIELGAIFEAKGTDTFQAEDGIIDNAINESTNAGFAGTGYINFGTGKSTVQIPVYVEYPGEYTMEMTYANGSGKTRNLAFAAPGTCTAGVDGCKGADVISFEATDKWTTYQTKEATITLPKGASYITFSIVDGNDGPNLDQIKLTEKDVDKGSVAIAKITRVNATVTESRIYDTNGKLVRYTKGNADLTGLSPGIYVVKTSAQGYSKQKMVQVR
- a CDS encoding glycosyl hydrolase; the encoded protein is MDFKKVFLACGLSVACTAFAAPYEAENAAITKDAAVASSTEASGGKYVKMNGGDITFSKVTVEKAGKYTIVLHYMNNYGGSKINNVEVGGASSAVTFDVTDKGKFADIETVMNLAAGENTIAITNSWGWIDLDYIEVKGYEAKAFNLCNAPVTKTATPSAIKLYNFLVNNFGKKTISGVMTGNMDAYTKGDATLHEDVQAVFKAGGKYPALVGVDLMNATGASKNNSWFQEYTEKAIDIAKSTWKKGGIPAFTWHWRPGDEENFYVKGANDNYTEFDFTEAFVTGTTNWDTVSTAYKALVADIDLVSKIFLDLQKEGVAAIFRPLHESGGNWFWWSTHTGKQFAALYQLLYERMVFTNGVNNLIWDFNPKDAATMSWTPGETYYDVLSVDIYNAANDHQSNSSAFIDLTNKAGTNKIISLSENGPIPDVDKMYEDGATWSWWMPWYESPSWNGGYVSQTAASVWQKNLADERIITLDKMPGWDNYSEAAAATNVCPTSTQNAKFGADTAKANPENVDLVMGVTYKAINDSGANIEFKKVPKLTGAKSIAVTIENKGSGGEMNGIWIGMAFVRDGSADKAWTWEQSPSDGCWLNDGAKATCEFAIETYTDNAGVEHPMDLDNLFSVTFILAGANGFEGTVLFDNMVTDNGIIINGFNKKTELFTAADQSKGHIASIELYNKDGTPVTPSALKPIAAAKKAGMSVKNGNLSLTANVSGFASIDVFNMIGKRVATLHRGNLSTGSHTFSLQNLNKGQYIIRAKGAGISATQKVLIK
- a CDS encoding GRP family sugar transporter; its protein translation is MGNSYVGLVLAVFAFGTYMVPLKAWSKFSSWAYLSCMALGMFVGQLCISFATDSFRLLPVGLLCGFLWVCAGAFCFWAVKAEQDLTGAGVRSMGVSILASFVTGVLIFSESTLLYFSIPAILLLLFGLSKLAPPQGNVFRNWRSLLGGLIFGLFLIPYKLANVPILEFMGSFALGIFVSAELLVAILSIKRRALFEYGLAPSVASMFMGVLWVIGQHGCFWAIDSKGALGYAVGYPLTQLNLLVNLLWGVVVFHEYPTKPERIKLAIAVSVIICGGALLALSKM
- a CDS encoding aldose 1-epimerase, which translates into the protein MSNFKLISRPLGTVQCFVLQRDDGAEFEILSGYGAGLNAWRIPDNNGKLQDLLFGYREGDDIFKMGPDTNAGCRLTPFPGRVAYAKFNWNGNDYQLVNNVSWAPHALHGFLQNKEWNLLSFESDSEKCVATFGIDWPGAFTGFPFPFRAVNKVTFTGESYTVESTVTNIGKGDLPYSEGWHPYYSLGEKINGLQMTLPESNLAILDKADIPTGEFKPDTRFVGGRLINDEFINDCFCLNQGEGPYVLKNKKNFENILVTVELKSDTKSLQIWQKAGKEQYNAIQIYTPPDRTSIAIEPMTAEPDTLNHHRDLIVIKPSESRTFVFGAKFQKR
- the mnmE gene encoding tRNA uridine-5-carboxymethylaminomethyl(34) synthesis GTPase MnmE, whose protein sequence is MDSQTIVAPMTPAGVSAVAAIRVSGSKVREVVRLLFGESAIKNLKPREAKLATARDYRTMVGEDRATALVIDSLLYIFFEGPNSYTGEDVLELYPHGNPIIVRELIQVIKSVDGVRLAEPGEYTRRAFLNGRMDLVQAESVADVIHSANRDELKNAHRLLGGALSKKVKTLTEQVMDISARLELDVDFSEEEADPDYATWGVKISAIRESVESILKSFKGKAAVSRLPLAVLYGAPNAGKSSLVNALLGEDRILVSNIPGTTRDFVEVRLFLDGGEIRLVDTAGIADKATDALDALSMEKSKEILAEADMKILVLDGSDMCGASCYSENIKPDFVVVSKSDLGASRQGGNLCISSKTGEGLAELKRAMNAVLFKKTENSEDLWITSEREKTCLEEALAGIDRALNLIRTNPAVELLAFEMQLVRRSLQSITGEISSEDVLQQIFAGFCIGK
- a CDS encoding pitrilysin family protein, which produces MRKLFARIAMSCALVPALLAGTSKAAVNLPVHKEVLDNGLTVLLYPNKQAPTVSFRLFYVTGSVHEVPGKSGLAHILEHELFKGTKKVGISDSIADARFMATQDSLQALIRSARIADDTALVKKLSAEHDSVLNEHRKIFVKDELWGAYQAAGGTGLNAFTSDLLTAYTVTLPKNKIELFLWLESDRMQNAVLREFYSERSVVREERRMRYDDRPTGRFYETLNSMIYEAFPYRVPTIGWPSDIENLTREQAEEHYRKYYKPRNAILVMAGDLDTLETMKAVKKYFAPIPAGEAFPPLTVRDPEQAGEKRLTVKRKDAPNLYTLVFKTPAVGDSTLYALDIAEGVLNGRSGRLYKRLVEEEKLAVGVSASNSPNKYISEFSVRVNLRPNANREKVEKIVWEELEKLKSEQVSEREFQKVKNRAYAGLVRSLTDMENVATMLGWYEVYGDYRIFINWADNLDKVNVSDVQNVAKKTFVREKSTAGFLVKE